In Phacochoerus africanus isolate WHEZ1 chromosome 2, ROS_Pafr_v1, whole genome shotgun sequence, one DNA window encodes the following:
- the TCF21 gene encoding transcription factor 21 produces MSTGSLSDVEDLQEVEMLDCDGLKMDSNKEFVTSNESTEESSNCETGSPQKGRGGLGKRRKAPTKKSPLSGVSQEGKQVQRNAANARERARMRVLSKAFSRLKTTLPWVPPDTKLSKLDTLRLASSYIAHLRQILANDKYENGYIHPVNLTWPFMVAGKPESDLKEVVTASRLCGTTAS; encoded by the exons ATGTCCACCGGCTCCCTCAGCGATGTGGAGGACCTTCAAGAGGTGGAGATGCTGGACTGCGACGGGCTGAAAATGGACTCGAACAAGGAGTTTGTGACTTCCAACGAGAGTACCGAGGAGAGCTCCAACTGCGAGACCGGCTCTCCCCAGAAGGGCCGCGGCGGCCTGGGCAAGAGAAGGAAGGCGCCCACCAAGAAGAGCCCCTTGAGCGGGGTCAGCCAGGAGGGGAAGCAGGTCCAGCGCAACGCGGCCAACGCGCGCGAGCGGGCCCGGATGCGGGTGCTGAGCAAGGCCTTCTCCAGGCTCAAGACCACGCTGCCCTGGGTGCCCCCGGACACCAAGCTCTCCAAGCTGGACACCCTCAGGCTGGCGTCCAGCTACATCGCCCACTTAAGGCAGATCCTGGCCAACGACAAGTACGAGAATGGTTATATTCACCCGGTCAACCTG ACGTGGCCCTTTATGGTGGCCGGGAAACCCGAAAGTGACCTGAAAGAAGTGGTAACTGCGAGCCGTTTATGTGGAACCACGGCGTCCTGA